The genomic DNA GTCACCCGATTTGTTGCTGGGGTTTGCCTTGGCATGGTCGATGCGGCGGCCCGAATATGTCCCCGCGATCAGTCTGACACTTGTGTTTCTGCTGACCGACCTGTTGCTGCAACGGCCTCCGGGGCTTTGGGCGTTGCTGGCATTGGTCGCTTGCGAGAACCTCAAATCGCGCAGCAGATCCATACGTGACGCAACTTTTGGCGCGGAGTGGATCGCCGTGGCAACACGTCTCATCGCGATCATGCTGGGCTATAGAATAGTGCTGGGCCTTACGCTCGTTGCGCCGCCCCCGTGGCAGCTGAGCCTGATAGAAACCGGTATGACGATCCTGTTCTACCCGTTGATCGTGGTGACAACCCATGCTCTGATGGGTGTAAGAAAAGCCGCTCCCGGCGAGCTGGACGCACTGGGCCAACGCGCATGACGAAAGGCACCGTGACATGAGACGCAATCGTGCTGACAAAGACGCAAGCCATGCCAAGCTGAGCCGTCGCGCCGCCCTTCTGGGAGGTGCGCAACTGCTCTTTGTCGGCGGTTTGGCGGCGCGGATGCGATACCTACAGGTTGACCAGGCGGACCAGTTTCGTCTGCTGGCCGAAGAAAACCGTATCAACATCCGTCTGATCCCCCCGAAACGTGGCGAAATCTTTGACCGCAACGGCATCCAGCTGGCCGAGAACAAACCCAGCTACCGGATCGTGATAGTGCGCGAGGATGCGGGCGACGTCGAAGCGGTGCTGGACCGGCTTGCCTTGATCATCGACCTGAGCGATGAGCAGCGTGAGAGCACACTGGCAGAACTGAAGCGCTCTGCCCCGTTTTTACCCGTGACGATCGCGGAAAACGTGAGCTGGGATGCGGTGAGCGCCGTATCGGTAAACGCGCCTGCCCTGCCCGGTGTTTCGCCCGAAGTCGGTTCGACCCGTGTCTACCCGCGCGGATCGGATTTCGCGCATGTGGTCGGCCGCGTCGGGCGTGTCAGCCAGAAAGACCTTGATGCGCTTGACGATCCCGATGCCGTTCTGCGCATTCCACGGTTTCAGATCGGCAAGATCAATGTCGAGGCACGGCAGGAATCGCTCCTGCGCGGTACGGCTGGCACCAAGCAGGTCGAGGTAAACGCCACCGGTCGCGTGATGCGCGAACTCGATCGGCGCGAAGGCCAATCGGGTGCAGACCTGCAATTGACGCTTGATGCCAACTTGCAAAACTACGTGCAGGCCCGCCTCAGCGGCGAAAGCGCCGCGGTCGTCATGATCGATTGCGAAAAAGGCGATATTCTCGCCAATGCGTCTGCGCCTTCGTATGACCCGAACCTCTTTATCGGCGGTATCTCCAGCAAGGACTACGATCCGCTGCTCAATTCGAAGTACCGGCCGCTGGTAAACAAGACTGTGCAGGGCGCGTACCCTCCCGGATCCACGTTCAAAATGATGACAGCAATGGCCGCAATCGAAGCGGGCATCGTCGGGCCGCAAGAAACGGTCTATTGCCCCGGCCACCTCGAGGTGGGGGGACGGCGCTTTCATTGCTGGAAACGGGCCGGTCACGGATGGGTCGATCTCGAGACATCGCTGAAGCGGTCGTGTGACGTGTATTACTACGATCTGGCACTGAAGGTCGGCATCGAAAAGATTTCGGCGATGGCACAGCGGTTCGGATTGGGCATCCGCCATGATCTGGCGCTCAGCTCTGTCAATTCCGGTCTGACACCGACCAAGGAATGGAAACGCAGCGCGCGGGGCGAGTCCTGGGTGATCGGTGACACTGTGAACGCATCGATCGGTCAGGGGTTCATGCTTGCATCCCCGATGCAATTGGCCGTGATGACGGCACGGCTCGCCACGGGGCGCGAAATCATGCCAAGACTGGTAAAGACCGTCGACGGCGTCGAGCAGCCCGTGACGGGCGGTGCCTCGCTTGGAATGAAGGAAAACAACCTGCGCAAGATGCGCAAATCCATGTATTCGGTCGTCAATGACCGTCGTGGCACAGCCTACCGTAGCCGTATCATCGCAGACGGCATGCGCATGGCCGGCAAAACAGGCACAAGCCAGGTGCGGTCAGCCGTGGTCAACAACAACGAGGTTCCGTGGGAACAGCGCGATCACGCGCTTTTTGTCAGTTTCGCGCCCTACGACAATCCGCGGTTCGCCTGCGCGGTGCTGGTCGAACATGGCGGCGGTGGATCAAAGGCCGCGGCGCCCATCGCGCGCGATGTCATGCTGCAGGCCCTCTACAACGGCGAACCGCCGCTCGAGGCATATCCGACGGCCGTACGGGGCCAGATCGAAGAACAGCAGCTGCGTCTGCGCGATGTGCGCCCCGAAGCCCGCATTAACAAAAGTGCCGTCGGGGATCAGGCATGAGCTATCTTGAGTCTACGGTCAAATCCGTTCCGACTGGATTGCGCAAGATATTGTACCTGAACTGGCCGCTGGCCGTTTTGTTGACTGCTGTCGCGGGCACCGGGTTTTTGATGCTCTATTCGGT from Sulfitobacter sp. S190 includes the following:
- a CDS encoding rod shape-determining protein MreD, with the protein product MNDLSPLRLWVMRLAFVLLALVNLFFHLLPLETTPRSWASPDLLLGFALAWSMRRPEYVPAISLTLVFLLTDLLLQRPPGLWALLALVACENLKSRSRSIRDATFGAEWIAVATRLIAIMLGYRIVLGLTLVAPPPWQLSLIETGMTILFYPLIVVTTHALMGVRKAAPGELDALGQRA
- the mrdA gene encoding penicillin-binding protein 2, which produces MRRNRADKDASHAKLSRRAALLGGAQLLFVGGLAARMRYLQVDQADQFRLLAEENRINIRLIPPKRGEIFDRNGIQLAENKPSYRIVIVREDAGDVEAVLDRLALIIDLSDEQRESTLAELKRSAPFLPVTIAENVSWDAVSAVSVNAPALPGVSPEVGSTRVYPRGSDFAHVVGRVGRVSQKDLDALDDPDAVLRIPRFQIGKINVEARQESLLRGTAGTKQVEVNATGRVMRELDRREGQSGADLQLTLDANLQNYVQARLSGESAAVVMIDCEKGDILANASAPSYDPNLFIGGISSKDYDPLLNSKYRPLVNKTVQGAYPPGSTFKMMTAMAAIEAGIVGPQETVYCPGHLEVGGRRFHCWKRAGHGWVDLETSLKRSCDVYYYDLALKVGIEKISAMAQRFGLGIRHDLALSSVNSGLTPTKEWKRSARGESWVIGDTVNASIGQGFMLASPMQLAVMTARLATGREIMPRLVKTVDGVEQPVTGGASLGMKENNLRKMRKSMYSVVNDRRGTAYRSRIIADGMRMAGKTGTSQVRSAVVNNNEVPWEQRDHALFVSFAPYDNPRFACAVLVEHGGGGSKAAAPIARDVMLQALYNGEPPLEAYPTAVRGQIEEQQLRLRDVRPEARINKSAVGDQA